In Erythrolamprus reginae isolate rEryReg1 chromosome 9, rEryReg1.hap1, whole genome shotgun sequence, the genomic window ttagtgaggctgctataaagagcagcctgtgggtttggccattgtggaggattatctgatcgttgtgtttcgtgactgctttactgactttgatcttttgtgtgctgattttcccccgcttggaaactaaaccagagcaaagtgtgtttcactttgtgaaagaaggaggactgtgaattgcctcacagctgcaagctaagtatctcagaactgataagggacttgtacaaattacgagtttgtttggagacgagtgctctttgctataccaaaagagggcttggttcaagtgaattttcagtataaagaacattgttttgaattttcaaatgtgtgtgtctgaaatttgttcctgtgaatttttgggagaattctaccagagagcccgacagaacatgtgatgggagtgaaaaataaaaaaaaatcttgcctaaagagaaaaagaaaaaagaaaaaagaggaaaaatttcCAATCACATCCACTGGTTCTTAATTTGTATCTAACCCTTACAGCAGGGATCAAGATTATATCAATTCAAAGGGGGGGAAACCAAATAATGTGTCCCAAATTATAACAGTTCCTTTTAATaggtaaataaaaaaacaaaaaaagatttaaaaagaagggaaagagagaaaaaaagaaagagacaacTTTTCTCAGTCGAAAATCCTTTCGACGATTTCCGAGGCGTACGAAAATGGTTGGCTCGCGTAGACGGAGTGCCAGAGTTCGACGGGCATCGCCTCTTTGAGCCAGTCTCTCGACTTCCCTCCGTAGACCTTCCGGATGTTGAATTTGCAAATGTCCTGTAAGGACCACACTTGTGAAGACGCTTGGAGGAGGACCTCCTTCAACGGCTCCCAGTTGGGGTCATCCAGCAGTCGGGGTAGACGACCCTCCGCGTTGGTGAGGTTCAACGGGTAGGATAGGCTTAGCAGCTTCCAGAGAAGGCTGGCCTTCTTCAGCTTGGCGGCTTTCTCCAGGAACAGGAAAAGGCACGACTCCGCTCGCGACGTTAAGGCGTTCACCTCCGCCCCGTGGTTGAGGAGGAGGTCAATAATGTCTTCCCGGCCGTTTCGGCAAGCGTGGTGAAGGGCTTCCTGGCCTTTCGAGTCTTTCATGCGCACGTCGGCACCGTTCGTCAGTAGAAGCTCCACGCAGCGCCCGCCGGCGGCTAGGACCACCCCGGCCTTGCACGATGAAGTGTGGACGGCCAGATGGAGCGGGGTCTCTCGGGTCACCGGAGTGGTGGCGTTGACCTGGGCCCCGCAGCAGAGTAACACCCGAACGGCTTCGTGGTTGAGGGTTTGGCAAGCGAGGTGAAGAGCGGTTTGGCTGGCGTGCATCCGATCGTCTATTCTCGCCCCCCGCTTCAGCAGGGCGGGGATTAGGTGGTGACACCCGATGGTTACGGCCAGATGGACAGGGTGGGGATCGTGGCAGCCAGCCGCGTCGCTGGGCATGTCCTTGACGCTCTTCTTTGCTTCGATGGGAAGTTGCTTGCTGTCGTTCCTTTCTTCCGTTCTACGGCAGCTCTCCGTGGGCCATTCTGAATTAAGGGGACTAAACGGGCAgggataaaataattatttagaaacatagaagattgacggcagaaaaagacctcatggtccgttcAGTCTGCCCTTTGCCTGCAGACAACACACAACACAGGTACACGTCATGCTGGACTTACAATGATTTATTtagcgaccgttcaaagttaaaACTAGCCTGAAaaaagtaacatagaaacatacaagattgacggcagaaaaaggacctcatggtccatctagtctgcccttatactatttcctgtattttatcttaggatggagatatgtttatcccaggcatgtttaaattcagtgactgtggatttaccaaccacgtctgctggaagtttgttccaagcatttactactctttcagtcaaataatattttctcacgttgcttctgatctttccccccaactaacctcagattgtgcccccttgttcttgggttcgctttcctattaaaaacacttccctcctggaccttatttaaccctttgacatatttaaatgttttgatcctgtcccccctttcccttctgtcctccagactctacagactgagttcatgaagtctttcctgatatgttttatgcttaagaccttcccccatttttgtagcctgtctttggaccccttcaatttgatcaatatctttttgtaggtgaggtctccggaactgaacacagtattccaaatgtgatctcaccagcgctctagacagcgggatcacaatctccctcttcctgcttgttattcctctagctatgcagccaagcattctactcgctttccttaCCTATCAACCTAgcagggcctccgggggggggggggcaagggaagctgttttcgctctccccaggcattgaattaagtgtgtgggcactcacgcatgcctGATAGTgcgcgcccatgctcttttgacccccaagaaaaaaaaggtttgccatcactggcctaagcaaTAAGTTAGATTGACTGGCATTTAAAAGTGTGGTCCTAATTCTTTGCATCCCCTAGTTCTTGCCGTATTCTAACATTTGGTAAAATATTACCTCTGTTCAGGATTTGTATTGTCTTGCAGaagtctcccttttttcttttgacAGTTGggaacaaaatatatatatataaaagtcatAATTTGGCAGCATGTAAGCTAATAGAgcaatttaacatatttaatatgTTAAAGCATCTGctactttttcagtcaaataatattttgtcatattgcttttgatgtttcccccaactaacctcagattgtgcctccttgttcttgggttcactttcctattaaaaacacttccctttaacgtatttaaacgttttgatcgtgtcccccctttcccttctgtccctcCGActctacaaattgagttcatgaagtctttcctgatacgttttatgcttaagaccttccaccatttttgtagcccgtctttggacccgttcaatttcatccatatctttttgtaggtgaggtctccagaactgaacacagtattccaaatatggtctcaccagcgttctatacagcgggatcacagtctccctcttatgccgccaagcattctacttgggaattagaattaagaattaagtcACACTTAACTTAAAATTCTAAGAGTTGGTCAATGGAGCTTAACTTTTAATTACTGTAGACATGCATCAGATTGTACAGTCGTTCTACAGTTTGTCAAAATGCTcaggtaaaaaaaaatcacattttaaagAGCTTTGGACACGCTGCATAAAATTCTTATGTATAGGTCGTCCTCGACTAACAACAGTTtctttagtgacagttcaaaattaaaaacagcagcaaaaaaagtgacttgtgaccatttttacGACCAAAAATGAGCAGAATTCGGACAATTTGGTAAGGGACTCCAAATGGTTGCAGTTTTGTGTTCTTCTGTATGtgaggtgggtgggtaggtgatctccttttgcaacctttatttatttatttattggattgatatgccacccctctccgaaaactctttcaaccttctttcagctgtggcgaggggggcgtttgcccaggttcgcctggtacaccagttgctcacagtcactcatgccctcatcacctcgaggttcgactactgtaacgctctctacatggggctacctttgaagagtgttcggaaacttcagattgtgtagaatgcagctacgagagcaatcatgggctttcccaaatatgcccatgttactccaacactccgcagtctgcattggttgccaatcagtttccggtcacaattcaaagtgttggtcattacctataaagcccttcatggcaccggaccaggatatctgcgagactgccttctcccGCACAAatcccacaattcaaagtgttggtcattacctataaagcccttcatggcaccggaccaggatatctgcgagactgccttctcccgcacaaatcccagcggccagttaggtcccagagttgaccttctctgtgtcccgtcgactaaacaatgccgtctggtaggacccaggggaagagccttctctgtggcggctctgaccctctggaatcagctccctccagagattagaactgcccccaccctccttgcctttcgtaaactccttaaaacccacctctgccgtcaggcatgggggaattgaaacatctcccccgggcctatacagtttatgtatggtatgtttgtgtgtatgtttgcttttaataatggggtttttagtgtttctcttaaatttttaggtttgttatatattgtttattattgctgtgagccgccccgagtctacggagaggggcggcatacaaatcaagtcaaatcaaatcaaatcaaatcaatataataataatatctccccctgcctatgtagttttatgcatgatatgactgtatgtatgttttttatattggggttccttgctttttagactttttaaatgtactattgttattttagattctaattattagatttgtcattatgtattgtctttatcactgttgtgagccgccccgagtctacggagaggggtggcatacaaatctaataaataataataataattgcaagcAAAGTCAGTTAAATGActgtgactaacttaacaactgcagcaatttgtGCCACAAATTAACTTGTTGAATTCTGTGGCGCGAAAGGTCGAAAACGGTGAGAAAAATACACCCTTAAGCCATGTtgcacttagcaatagaaacatGGGACTCCATGGTCGCCATAAACCAAGGACCGCCTGCATTCTCAcgttttaaattctattttaagtcttttttaaaaaaaattagattgagCAGGGAAGATGGCTTACCTGGCAGATAACCGTTTGGTAAACCGAGTGGGACGGCAGTAACTCTTGAAGCATCGCCGTGTCATTGGTCATGATTGCGTCGATTAACCTTGTGTCCGTCGTTTCGCTTTCCCATTTGCGGGGGCGTCTTATCAAATTACCCATATTAAGGTGGGGGGGAAACGGGTGGTTTTGAGCATGGAGAAAACGCAGTTGGGAACTTTACGTTTGAAGCCATTCTTCCTTTGTGACAATGGTGCTTGGTTCTGGAACTAGCTAGGAGACGATCTCATTGGTTTATAAGCTTCCAGGCcagcaatgagagagagagatttgcatAGCGTCCACCAAGAGGTCATATTCAACTCGGGCTGACATCTCCGCTTGTTGGAGAGCTACTAGACAAGGTTTTAAGGCTTATGGGGAGGGTCAGCCTCTGCATTTCTTCTTCATTCAATGAGATACCGCGCTGGTGAGACCCAtttttggtatacagtgttccctcgattttcgcgggggatgcgttccgagaccgcccgcgaaagtcgaatttccgcgaagtagacatgcggaagtaaatacaccatttttggctatgaacagtagtATCACacaccttcccttaacactttaaacccctaaattataatttcccattcccttaacagccatttattcaccattactactggtattcaccattgaataagacacttagtgatcctgatatttataaacgtaattatttattaacaatatttttttttttgttatttgcaaaaattattagtttgccgatgatgtatgatgtcaccgggtggaaaaaaacgtggtatagaaaaaaagacgcgaagtattttttaattaatattttttgaaacaaccgtggtataggctattcgcgaagttcgaacccaagaaaattgagggaacactgtactgtgttcagttctggagacctcacctacaaaaagatatggataaaattgaacgggctacaaatatggtggaaggtctcaagcataaaacttatcaggaaagacttcatgaactcaatctgtgtagcccggaggacagaagggaaagggggggacatgatcgaaacatttaaattgttaaagggttaaataaggctcaggagggaagtgtttttaataggaaagggaacccaagaacaagggggcacaatctgaggttagttgggggaaagatcagaagcaacgtgagaaaatattattttatcgaaagagtagtagatgcttggaacaaacttccagcagacgtggttggtaaagccacaagaactgaattgaaacgtgccatatatccatcctaagataaaatacaggaaatagtataagggcagactggatggaccaggaggtctttttctgccgtcaatcttctatgtttctctgagcttgcttcttttctTAACAGACGTTTCATTATCCcactaggtaacctcatcagtgtATTGGTTTTGTTTTCACAGCCTCAAAATATCTTTCTGCAAGGACCAAACCACCATGTGAAAATAGGGGACTTTGGGCTAGCCTGTAGAGATATTATAGAGGAAGATGCACTCCAGCTGCTAAGTGCAGAGAATAATTATGGTAATGATTCCCCTATAATAGTGCTTTGGTGTTTGATTTGCAATGCTTGGTTTTTATTCTTTAAATGCTAACATTCTCCCTTCTGTTTTGGTGCAGAGTTCATCCATACTTCTGGAGTGGGCACTTGCCTGTATGCTTCACCTGAACAACTCCAGGGTTCTCATTATGATTTCAAGGTACATTCAAGGTTCCATCTtttaaagggctttaaaggttaaaaccaacactttgaattgtattcgGAGACAtgttggcaaccagtgcagcatacggagtgttggtgaaacatgggggttttatatttctttctcttttaatattagatttgctgcaatgt contains:
- the ANKRD61 gene encoding ankyrin repeat domain-containing protein 61: MGNLIRRPRKWESETTDTRLIDAIMTNDTAMLQELLPSHSVYQTVICQKKGRLLQDNTNPEQSPLNSEWPTESCRRTEERNDSKQLPIEAKKSVKDMPSDAAGCHDPHPVHLAVTIGCHHLIPALLKRGARIDDRMHASQTALHLACQTLNHEAVRVLLCCGAQVNATTPVTRETPLHLAVHTSSCKAGVVLAAGGRCVELLLTNGADVRMKDSKGQEALHHACRNGREDIIDLLLNHGAEVNALTSRAESCLFLFLEKAAKLKKASLLWKLLSLSYPLNLTNAEGRLPRLLDDPNWEPLKEVLLQASSQVWSLQDICKFNIRKVYGGKSRDWLKEAMPVELWHSVYASQPFSYASEIVERIFD